One window of the Sphingobium cloacae genome contains the following:
- a CDS encoding Tn3 family transposase — protein MARRHLLTREMLAGHYDPSLDEREIARHFTLTRDDLELIASRRGDVTRLGYAMLMLYLRWPGRVLEAGEAPPMPILAFVAHQLDVSPASWRDYARRDETRRSHLADLSRRFGHLVFSRADFHALVAFAMPIAQTVTQSSRLAGIVIDEMRRRRLLLPPVTVIEAIVRRARQQAGDLVHDVLAGDLGEPERATLDALLSRRDDKSATWLSWLRNPPLSPAPRNILRLIERLDQVRALGLAASRAATIPQAAFDRIADEAARITPQHLAELPDLRRHAILVAAGIRLEESLTDAVLTMMDKLLGSMMRRAENRTKDKAIGTIRSLQAQLRLLTGSCRTLLDARARGVDSLAAISSIDWERLGTAVVDAELLIAPETIDRTAELIERQRSLRSVIGPFLNAFEFRGGGAVQGLLDAVRLIADIYRTGRRRLPDNPPLRFVPPSWRPFVLRDGVVVRAAYELCVLTQLRDRLRAGDIWVAASRHYRAFDSYLLPPATFDAMRARGPLPLAIDTDFDSFVAGRRASLDTAIERVTILARQGELPQVRLDDNGLVVSPLKAITPPDAENMRRVAYDRLPRVKITDLLLEVDSWTGFSECFTHRRSGRVADDRNALLTVILADGINLGLTRMAETCQGATLRQLAHLHDWHISEAAYSEALGRLIDVHRTVPLSALWGDGTTSSSDGQLFHAGGRGAAIGDINARNGNEPGVSFYTHVSDQYDPFSSRVIAATAGEAPYVLDGLLYHATGLSIEEHYTDTGGASDHVFGLMPFFGYRFAPRLRDLKDRRLHLLPGQEAGPLLAGMTGDPVAIGHVAAHWDELLRLTTSIRSGTATASAMLRRLSAYPRQNGLALALREVGRIERSIFMLDWLRDLDLRRRTQAGLNKGEARNALARALFFNQLGELRDRRFENQTYRASGLNLLVAAIILWNTRYLERAVGALAIPEDVARHIAPLGWEHISLTGDYRWNVESRPDPGQLRPLRTPSSLLAA, from the coding sequence TTGGCCAGAAGACACCTGCTAACCCGCGAGATGCTTGCGGGCCATTATGATCCGTCGCTCGATGAACGCGAGATCGCGCGTCACTTCACCTTGACCCGTGACGACCTCGAACTGATCGCATCCCGGCGTGGCGACGTCACCCGTCTCGGCTATGCGATGCTGATGCTGTATCTGCGCTGGCCGGGGCGCGTGCTGGAAGCCGGCGAAGCGCCGCCCATGCCGATCCTCGCGTTCGTGGCCCATCAGTTGGATGTGTCGCCCGCATCATGGCGCGACTATGCCCGCCGCGACGAAACGCGGCGGTCGCACCTCGCCGACCTGTCGCGGCGCTTCGGTCATCTCGTTTTCAGTCGTGCGGATTTCCACGCGCTGGTCGCGTTCGCCATGCCGATCGCGCAGACCGTCACCCAGTCCTCGCGGCTTGCGGGCATCGTCATCGACGAGATGCGACGCCGGCGATTGCTGCTGCCGCCCGTGACGGTGATTGAGGCGATAGTGCGACGGGCGCGGCAGCAGGCCGGGGATCTGGTCCATGACGTGCTCGCCGGAGATCTCGGCGAACCCGAACGCGCGACGCTCGACGCCCTCCTGTCGCGGCGCGACGACAAAAGCGCGACCTGGCTCTCATGGCTGCGCAACCCGCCCCTATCGCCGGCCCCGCGCAATATCCTGCGACTGATCGAACGGCTCGACCAAGTTCGCGCGCTGGGCCTGGCGGCCTCGCGCGCCGCGACCATCCCGCAGGCGGCATTCGACCGGATCGCCGACGAGGCGGCGCGCATCACGCCGCAGCATCTGGCGGAACTGCCCGACCTACGCCGTCATGCGATCCTTGTCGCTGCCGGCATCCGGCTTGAGGAAAGCCTGACCGATGCGGTGCTGACGATGATGGACAAGCTCCTGGGGAGCATGATGCGACGGGCCGAGAATCGGACCAAGGACAAGGCGATCGGCACGATCCGGTCATTGCAGGCGCAGCTTCGCCTGCTCACCGGCTCATGCCGGACATTGCTCGACGCGCGGGCGCGAGGCGTCGATTCTCTTGCCGCCATCAGTTCGATCGACTGGGAAAGGTTGGGAACGGCGGTCGTGGACGCCGAGCTACTGATCGCGCCGGAAACAATCGACCGCACGGCGGAACTGATCGAACGGCAGCGCTCGCTGCGCTCCGTGATCGGGCCGTTCCTCAACGCCTTTGAGTTTCGCGGGGGTGGTGCGGTGCAGGGCTTGCTCGATGCGGTTCGGCTGATCGCCGACATTTATCGCACCGGACGACGGCGCCTGCCCGATAACCCACCGCTCCGCTTCGTGCCGCCGTCATGGCGGCCGTTCGTGCTGCGCGATGGCGTGGTCGTCCGCGCCGCCTATGAGCTGTGCGTGCTCACCCAACTGCGCGACCGGCTGCGCGCCGGCGACATATGGGTGGCGGCGAGCCGTCATTATCGCGCCTTCGACAGCTATCTCCTGCCGCCTGCAACCTTCGATGCGATGCGCGCGCGAGGACCGCTGCCACTGGCGATCGATACTGATTTCGACAGCTTCGTCGCCGGCCGCCGCGCCAGTCTCGACACCGCGATCGAGCGGGTGACGATCCTCGCTCGACAGGGAGAACTGCCCCAGGTGCGCCTTGACGACAATGGCCTTGTCGTATCCCCGCTCAAGGCGATCACGCCGCCGGATGCAGAGAATATGCGCCGCGTCGCCTATGATCGGCTGCCACGCGTGAAGATCACCGATCTCCTTTTGGAGGTCGATAGCTGGACCGGCTTTTCCGAGTGCTTCACCCATCGCCGCTCCGGTCGCGTGGCGGACGATCGTAACGCGCTCCTGACCGTGATCCTGGCCGATGGCATCAATCTCGGGCTGACGCGCATGGCCGAGACCTGTCAGGGCGCGACCCTGCGTCAGCTCGCCCATCTGCACGACTGGCATATCAGCGAAGCCGCTTATAGCGAGGCGCTGGGGCGGTTGATCGACGTTCACCGCACCGTGCCGTTGTCCGCGCTGTGGGGCGACGGCACCACCTCTTCCAGTGACGGCCAGCTCTTCCATGCGGGCGGGCGCGGCGCCGCGATCGGCGACATCAATGCGCGCAACGGCAATGAACCCGGCGTCAGCTTCTACACCCACGTCTCGGACCAATATGATCCGTTCTCGAGCCGCGTGATCGCGGCGACCGCCGGCGAGGCTCCCTATGTTCTCGACGGGCTGCTATACCATGCCACCGGCCTGTCGATCGAAGAGCATTACACCGATACCGGCGGCGCATCCGACCATGTGTTCGGCCTCATGCCCTTCTTCGGCTACCGCTTCGCGCCGCGCCTGCGCGACCTGAAGGACCGGCGCCTGCATCTACTGCCGGGCCAGGAAGCGGGGCCGCTGCTGGCCGGTATGACCGGCGATCCGGTAGCCATCGGGCATGTCGCCGCCCATTGGGACGAACTGCTGCGCCTCACCACTTCGATCCGCAGCGGCACCGCCACCGCTTCGGCGATGCTGCGCAGATTGTCCGCTTACCCACGCCAGAACGGACTCGCGCTGGCCTTGCGCGAGGTCGGGCGGATAGAGCGCTCGATCTTCATGCTCGACTGGCTGCGCGATCTCGACCTGCGCCGGCGCACCCAGGCCGGTCTCAACAAGGGCGAGGCCCGCAACGCGCTCGCCCGCGCGCTCTTCTTCAACCAGCTCGGCGAGCTGCGCGACCGGCGGTTCGAGAACCAGACCTATCGCGCCTCCGGCCTCAATCTCCTCGTGGCCGCCATCATCCTGTGGAACACCCGCTATCTCGAACGGGCGGTCGGGGCGCTGGCGATCCCGGAGGACGTTGCGCGCCATATCGCCCCGCTGGGATGGGAGCATATCTCGCTCACCGGCGACTATCGCTGGAATGTCGAAAGCCGCCCCGATCCCGGCCAGCTCCGCCCGTTGCGCACGCCTTCCTCGCTCCTGGCCGCATGA
- a CDS encoding maleylacetate reductase: MRDFVYNAHPARVIFGSGSLGQVGDEAQRLGMERVLVLSTPEQKRSAEQVAELLGKFCADVFPGATMHTPVAVTEEAMELVASKKVDGVVAVGGGSTVGLGKAIALRSDLPQIVIPTTYAGSEVTPIIGETKDGLKTTQTTPKVLPEVVIYDVDLTLGLPTGLSVTSGINAVAHAVEALYAKDGNPIIDMMAEEGVRAIVRSLPAIVQDPGNREARSDAQYGAWLCGTCLGSVGMSLHHKLCHTLGGTFNLPHAETHTVVLPHALQYNAPAAPRAIDALARVFEERDPARALYDLAGALGAPRALRDLGMPEAGIDQATDLALANAYWNPRPLAREAVRACIAAAWAGEPPQDR, from the coding sequence ATGCGCGACTTCGTTTACAACGCCCACCCCGCCCGCGTGATCTTCGGATCGGGTTCGCTTGGTCAGGTCGGTGATGAGGCACAGCGCCTTGGCATGGAGCGCGTCCTGGTTCTGTCGACCCCCGAGCAGAAGCGCTCGGCCGAACAGGTCGCAGAGCTCCTTGGCAAGTTCTGCGCGGATGTGTTTCCCGGTGCAACGATGCACACGCCGGTTGCCGTCACCGAGGAAGCGATGGAACTGGTGGCCTCGAAGAAGGTCGACGGCGTCGTTGCGGTTGGCGGCGGCTCGACCGTAGGTCTTGGCAAGGCGATCGCGTTGCGCAGCGACCTGCCGCAGATCGTCATCCCGACGACCTATGCAGGATCGGAAGTCACGCCGATCATCGGCGAGACCAAGGACGGCCTGAAGACGACGCAAACCACGCCCAAGGTCCTGCCCGAGGTTGTGATCTACGACGTCGACCTCACCCTCGGCCTGCCGACGGGATTGTCGGTGACGAGCGGGATCAACGCCGTCGCCCATGCCGTCGAAGCGCTCTATGCAAAGGACGGCAATCCGATCATCGACATGATGGCGGAGGAGGGCGTGCGCGCGATCGTTCGCAGCCTGCCGGCGATCGTACAGGATCCTGGCAACCGCGAGGCACGGTCCGATGCGCAGTATGGCGCCTGGCTGTGCGGCACCTGCCTCGGCTCAGTCGGCATGTCGCTTCACCACAAGCTCTGCCATACGCTCGGTGGCACGTTCAACCTGCCGCACGCGGAGACGCATACCGTCGTACTGCCGCATGCCCTTCAGTACAATGCGCCAGCTGCCCCCCGCGCAATCGATGCGCTCGCGCGGGTATTTGAGGAACGCGACCCGGCGCGCGCGCTCTACGATCTGGCAGGCGCGCTCGGCGCGCCGCGGGCGCTGAGGGACCTTGGTATGCCGGAAGCGGGTATCGACCAGGCAACCGACCTGGCCCTGGCGAACGCCTACTGGAACCCGCGCCCGCTCGCACGTGAAGCGGTGCGGGCCTGCATTGCCGCGGCGTGGGCCGGCGAGCCGCCCCAGGACCGCTGA
- a CDS encoding intradiol ring-cleavage dioxygenase, with protein MSETTRSERDLAYFDAARSADVVNARMGPDILPRMREVMTIIVTHLHAAVKEARLTTEEWMAGIEFLTKTGQMCSDWRQEFILLSDVLGVSMLVDALNHDRPEGSTENTVLGPFYVEDAPRYENGTNICLDGKGEPLVVRGRVTDNEGHPVVGATVDVWATNDDGFYDVQQKGIQPDYNLRGVFTTDARGEYWFRTAKPRFYPIPDDGTVGKLLAALGRHPNRAAHLHFIVKAPGYDTVVTHIFTPDCQYLAEDTVFGVKHSLIADFRKVDDAAEADKLGFNAPFWAVDRNFVLARNEDVGRNRRAAGR; from the coding sequence ATGAGCGAGACCACCAGATCGGAACGCGACCTCGCCTATTTCGATGCCGCGCGGTCGGCGGACGTCGTGAACGCCCGCATGGGACCGGATATCTTGCCGCGCATGCGCGAAGTCATGACGATCATCGTCACCCATCTCCATGCGGCGGTGAAAGAGGCAAGGCTGACCACCGAGGAATGGATGGCCGGCATCGAGTTCCTGACGAAGACCGGCCAGATGTGCTCGGACTGGCGCCAGGAGTTCATCCTTCTCTCCGATGTTCTCGGAGTGTCGATGCTCGTCGATGCGCTCAATCACGACCGTCCGGAGGGTTCGACCGAGAACACGGTGCTCGGCCCCTTCTACGTCGAGGACGCCCCCCGCTACGAGAACGGCACCAATATCTGTCTCGATGGCAAGGGCGAACCGCTCGTCGTTCGCGGTCGCGTGACCGACAACGAGGGCCATCCGGTCGTTGGCGCAACGGTGGATGTCTGGGCCACGAACGACGACGGCTTCTACGATGTTCAGCAGAAAGGTATCCAGCCGGACTATAATCTGCGCGGCGTCTTCACCACCGATGCGCGTGGTGAGTACTGGTTCCGCACGGCCAAGCCCCGGTTCTATCCGATCCCGGACGACGGCACGGTCGGCAAGCTTCTTGCCGCGCTCGGCCGCCACCCGAACCGGGCCGCGCACCTGCACTTTATCGTCAAGGCGCCTGGCTACGATACCGTCGTGACCCATATCTTCACGCCTGACTGTCAGTACCTTGCCGAAGACACCGTGTTTGGCGTCAAGCACTCGCTCATCGCTGACTTCCGCAAGGTCGATGACGCAGCAGAAGCCGATAAACTGGGCTTCAATGCACCCTTCTGGGCGGTCGACCGGAACTTCGTGCTCGCCCGCAACGAAGACGTCGGACGAAATCGGCGAGCGGCCGGCCGATAG
- a CDS encoding IS4 family transposase, protein MALKRCINGTRVPIEQKESVRWLENMRQASALLDDPARCIHIGDRESDIYELFCEARKLGTHFLIRSCVDRLVEGSEPTLIAAMEKVTAAGEHWIEVHDDEGKPSPACLSIKYHRLQVLPPVGKQKRYPALQLTVICADEQRAPETRPPIRWRLLTDLAVTSPGEAIQKISWYAMRWKIEVFHKILKSGCRAEDAKLRSAERLVNLLAIFCILAWRVFWLTMLNRTAPKASPRLVLTALEIRLLDQLVKNKTASPPTLARYLTKLARLGGYLARAHDPPPGNMVMWRGLARLTDIELGATLAARVVGK, encoded by the coding sequence CTGGCGCTCAAGCGCTGTATCAACGGCACGCGTGTGCCGATCGAGCAGAAGGAAAGCGTGCGCTGGCTCGAGAACATGCGTCAGGCGTCAGCGCTTCTCGATGATCCGGCACGGTGCATCCACATCGGCGACCGGGAGAGCGACATCTACGAGCTGTTCTGCGAGGCGCGGAAGCTTGGCACGCATTTCCTCATCCGCAGCTGTGTCGACCGTCTGGTCGAGGGCAGCGAGCCGACGCTGATCGCGGCAATGGAAAAGGTCACGGCTGCGGGCGAGCACTGGATCGAGGTGCACGATGATGAGGGAAAGCCAAGCCCGGCCTGCCTCAGCATCAAGTACCACCGCCTCCAGGTCCTGCCGCCTGTCGGCAAGCAGAAGCGCTATCCAGCACTCCAGCTCACCGTGATCTGTGCTGACGAGCAAAGGGCACCCGAGACCCGCCCGCCGATCCGCTGGCGCCTCCTCACCGATCTTGCCGTCACCTCGCCAGGCGAGGCGATCCAGAAGATCAGCTGGTACGCCATGCGCTGGAAGATCGAGGTCTTCCACAAGATCCTCAAATCGGGCTGCCGCGCCGAAGACGCAAAGCTGCGATCCGCCGAGCGGCTGGTCAATCTCCTCGCGATCTTCTGCATCCTGGCCTGGCGGGTGTTCTGGCTGACGATGCTCAATCGCACCGCGCCCAAAGCCTCACCGCGCCTGGTGCTCACCGCGCTCGAGATCCGCCTTCTCGATCAGCTGGTCAAGAACAAGACCGCGTCACCGCCAACGCTGGCGCGCTATCTGACCAAGCTCGCCCGGCTCGGCGGCTATCTCGCCCGCGCCCATGATCCGCCGCCCGGCAACATGGTGATGTGGCGCGGCCTCGCACGCCTCACCGATATCGAACTCGGCGCCACCCTTGCTGCGAGAGTTGTGGGTAAATGA
- a CDS encoding recombinase family protein, protein MALIGYARVSTPDQKLSLQHDALNAAGCDRIFDDHASGAKADRPGLTEALAYLRSGDTLVVWKLDRLGRSMSHLIEKVGELATRGIGFRSLTENIDTTTSGGMLVFNIFGSLAQFERDLIRERTHAGLKAARERGRAGGRRPVVTPDKLRKARDHIASGLTVREAAARLKIGKTALYKALESMDRDTKPTRSRSVRP, encoded by the coding sequence GTGGCACTGATCGGCTATGCGCGCGTCTCCACCCCCGACCAGAAGCTCTCGCTCCAGCACGACGCATTGAACGCCGCCGGCTGCGACCGGATATTCGACGATCACGCCTCTGGCGCCAAAGCCGATCGGCCTGGCCTGACCGAGGCGCTCGCCTACCTGCGCAGCGGCGACACGCTCGTTGTCTGGAAGCTCGATCGGCTCGGCCGCTCGATGAGCCATCTGATCGAGAAAGTCGGCGAGTTGGCGACGCGCGGCATCGGGTTCCGCTCGCTCACCGAGAACATCGACACCACCACTTCGGGCGGGATGCTCGTGTTCAACATCTTCGGTTCGCTCGCCCAGTTCGAGCGCGATCTGATCCGCGAGCGCACCCATGCCGGCCTCAAGGCTGCTCGCGAACGAGGCCGCGCCGGCGGGCGGCGGCCAGTGGTCACGCCCGACAAGCTCCGCAAAGCGCGCGATCATATCGCTTCCGGCCTCACCGTGCGCGAAGCCGCTGCGCGCCTCAAGATCGGAAAGACCGCCCTCTACAAAGCCCTTGAAAGCATGGACAGGGACACAAAGCCCACGCGTTCCCGCTCCGTTCGTCCTTAG
- a CDS encoding IS4/Tn5 family transposase DNA-binding protein yields MDPMLDGASWLDAELAACEFADARLGKRLRRLLEQLGGAIGASLPLACQDWAATKAAYRFLDNDRVSEHAILAGHFAATRSRLAAVNGLILILHDTTEFTFQRQHTEAVGVTYRVNSGKDKQGRWRQHTVCGLLMHSSLAVTLEGLRRGQVLEPQGVSRHPGAQALYQRHACADRAEGKRALAREHASGVSASR; encoded by the coding sequence ATGGATCCGATGCTCGACGGCGCCTCGTGGCTCGATGCGGAGCTGGCGGCCTGTGAATTTGCCGATGCCCGTCTTGGCAAGCGATTGCGACGACTGCTCGAGCAACTCGGTGGGGCGATCGGCGCCAGCCTGCCCCTTGCCTGCCAGGACTGGGCCGCGACCAAGGCGGCTTATCGCTTCCTCGACAATGACCGGGTGAGCGAGCACGCGATCCTGGCGGGCCATTTCGCAGCCACTCGCAGCCGACTGGCCGCGGTGAACGGGCTGATCCTCATCCTCCATGACACCACCGAGTTCACCTTTCAGCGGCAGCATACCGAGGCGGTCGGCGTCACGTACCGGGTCAACAGCGGCAAGGACAAGCAGGGCCGTTGGCGCCAGCACACGGTATGCGGTCTGCTCATGCATTCGAGCCTGGCGGTGACGCTCGAAGGGCTTCGCCGCGGTCAAGTTCTGGAGCCGCAAGGGGTTTCGCGGCACCCTGGCGCTCAAGCGCTGTATCAACGGCACGCGTGTGCCGATCGAGCAGAAGGAAAGCGTGCGCTGGCTCGAGAACATGCGTCAGGCGTCAGCGCTTCTCGATGA